In Candidatus Angelobacter sp., the sequence CGAGATTCATCTCTTCAGCGACGGCGCGATGCCTGCGTTGAGCGAGTTTGAAAACAAGGCCCTTCCGCTTACCTATCATCGCGTCGGCCAGCGCGCGAACAATCTGGGCATTGTCTCCCTCGACGTGCGGCCCAATCCGGAGGATGCAAGCCAGCGCGCCATTTTCACCAGCGTCGCCAACGCGTCGCCGGAGGAACAAAAGACTGAAATCGAACTGCGGTTCGACGATCAGTTGATCGAGACCAAATCACTCACGATTCCGCCAACGAACACCGCCCCGGTTGTTTTCCTCGCGGCGCAACCGCGCGACGGTGTGTTCAGCGTCCGCATTACCGCCAAAGACGATCTCGCGGTGGACAACCGGGCGTCGATTGTCAGCCTCCTTCCGCAGCCGGTGCGCGTGCTGCTTGTATCGCGGGGAAACAAGTTTCTGGAGAAGGCGCTCAAGGCCGCCGGCAAGGTGGAGCTGACCGTCGCCGCGGATGTCACCGAGGAACGGCCGTTTGCCGACCTCGTTGTGCTCGACGATGTGACGCCCACGGTCTGGCCGGCGCTCAACGTGCTCGCGATTCACACGATGGGCACAAACTGGTTCAATAGCGTCGGCAGTGTGGAGGGGCCTGCGATCGTGGATTGGAAAAGCACGCATCCACTGTTGCGCTTCGTCAGTTTCGACAACGTAGCCATCGCCAAAACGCTCGCGGTGAAGACGCCGACGTGGGCGGTCGCGGTGGCGGACTCTCCGCAAACGCCGCTCATTCTCGCCGGCGAACTGGCACGACGGCGCATCGTCTGGCTGGGCTTCGACACGCTGGAAAGTACCTGGCCGCTCCGCGTTTCGTTTCCGATTTTCATCGCCAATGCGGTGGACTGGCTCAACCCGGCGGCGATTCAGGCCGCCCAGCTCCTGGTGAAAGCGGGAGAACCGTTTCGCCAGACTTTGGCAGAAACGGTGAAGTCAACGGAGATTACCCTGCCCGACGGCAGCCGAAAGACCGTGGCGCTCAATCCCGCGTCGCATGAACTGGTGTTCGGTGACACGGCGAAGCAGGGTGTGTATCACCTCAACGTGGGAACGAATCAAACCGTTTTTTGCGTGGACCTGCTCGACTCGGCCGAAACCGACACACATCCGCGCGCGGAGTTGAACTTCGGCAAGTTCGGCAACGTAGCGGCCACCACGATGCGCCGGGCCAATTTGGAAATCTGGCGCTGGATCGCGGCAATCGGGCTGGTGGTGCTGATGTTCGAGTGGTGGTATTACCATCGGAGGACGGCGTGACGGCGCGCAAATGGTTAGAGCGGAAGGTCCCATTGTGGATCGTATTACTCGTAAGCGCCGTCTGCGGAGTGGCGCTTGGTTTGCTGTTTCCGACTACTCATCATTCTAGTTTGCTGAGAGTGGTCATTTACACCTCCCAGGACCAGGTTTACGCCGAACCGATCCTGAAACAATTCGAACGAGAGACGGGCTTCAAAGCCCGCGCGGTTTACGACAGTGAGGCTGTCAAGACCGTCGGGTTGGTGAACCGGTTGATGGCGGAGAAGGGGCATCCGCAGTGCGACATTTTCTGGAACAATGAGGAACTGAGGACACGCCAGCTCGCGGCACGAGGGCTTTTTGAAAAATGGGCCGCGGCCGGTTATCGCAGCCGGCGAATCGCCGTCAACACGAACAAAGTTTCGCTCACGGCAGCTCCGCACTCGTTTGCGGAACTGACGAATGAGACGTGGCGCGGCAAAATCGCGCTCGCCTATCCGCTGTTTGGCACGACGGCGACGCATTTTCTTGTGTTGCGACAAGCCTGGGGCAATGAACGGTGGCAAAGCTGGTGTCGCGCGCTGGCAGCGAACAAGCCGTTTCTCGTGGACGGCAACTCCGTCGCTGCGAAACTCACCGCCAAAGGCGACGCATGGATTGGCCTGACCGATTCCGACGACATCGCGGCGGAACAGCGCGAAGGCGCGCCCATCGTCGCGCTGCCACTGACGGAAGAATCGTTGCTGATCCCGAACACGATCGCCCTTATGCGTGGCGCCCCGCACCGCCGATCTGCGGAGGAGTTGCTGGAATATCTCCAACGGCCCGAGGTCGCGGGGGAATTGATCGCTGCTCGCGCGTTGGAAGGTGTGTCAGTGCAAAGCGTCACCAACGCGACCCTGAAACCGGATTGGGTTAAACTCCTGGCGGACCTGGACACAGGCACGGCCCGGTTGAAGGAGATTTTTTTGAGATGAAATCCCGCGCGTGTTCGCTCAAACAGTGACGGCTTGATGAGGAATCTGAAATGAATTTCGGGCTGCTGAGAAACAGTTTGCTCGTGAGCGCACTGAGCACGCTGCTGGCGCTGACGCTGGGGTTCATCACCGCTTTGTTCGTGAACGGGTTGAATGCGCGCGGGCGGCGATGCTTCATGGTATTGGCCGTGCTGACACTGGCACTGCCGCCGTTTTTGGTCACGGATTGCTGGATGACATGGTTTGGACAATCCGGCTGGCTCGGCAAATGGAGCGCGCTAAGCCTTGAAACGCCGGACGAGAACGTGAGGCAGCTCGTCCTCTCATTCGAGACCGCGTGGGTGCTGGCATTGATGCTGTGGCCCGTGTCGCTGCTGCTGGTGCTCGGCGCATGGCAGCGTCTCGAAGCAAACCTTCTGGAAAACGAACCGTTGCTTTCCGGCGGCGCATTGTTTCGCCGGTTGCTGGCGCCGCTTGCGCGCGACGCGCTGACACAAGCCGCCGTGGTGACCTTCGTTCTCGCGTTGAATAATTTCGCCGTGCCGGCGCTGTTGCAGGTGAAGGTTTTTCCGGCGGAAGTGTGGGTCAATTTCAACACGACCTTCGATTACGGCGCCGCGGCGCAAATGAGCTGGCCACTCGTGGCCGCGCCGCTTGCGTTGTTGTTCTGGCTGCGAAGGCGTGAAATTTCCTGGCCGCGCGTTGACGGTGCCGCGACCGCCGGTGTTTTCCGCCGCCAACTCGGGGCGCGGTGGTTCGCCTTCAGCGGCGTGGCGGCGTGGGCGGCCGTGGCCCTGTCCGTTGGCGTTCCTCTGACCCGGTTGTGTGCAAGTGTTCGGACCTGGCATGAATTCGTCCCGGCGGTGCTGGCCGGACAGGGGGCCATCCTGGATTCGGCGATGCTCCCGGCGGTGTCCGCCACGCTGGTGATTGTCGCGGCGCTGGCGACCTGGCGCTGGCCGATCGGCCCTCTCACGTGGCTGCCGTTTCTGGTCCCGGGCGTGCTGCTGGGCATGGCGTTGATTTTTGTTTTCAATCGGCCGCCCTTCATCGCGTTTTACGAAAGCGTCGGCATCGTTTTTTTTGCGTGGACCGTGCGCTATCTGGCGGTCGGCTGGAACACGACCGCGCAGGCGCTGCGTTCGGTGGATGCCGATTTGTCGGATGCCGCGCGACTCGAAGGAGCGTCGCGCTGGCAATCGCTGCGGCTGGTCCAATGGCCGCAGGTCGCGCCGCTCGTCGCGGCGGGCTGGTATTTGACGTACCTGTTCTGTTTGTGGGACGCGGAGACGTTGATTCTGGTCATGCCGCCGGGTGCGGAGACACTGGCCATCCGTGTCTTCAATTTTTTGCACTATGGCCACAACGCCCAGGTGAACGCGCTGTGCCTTGTCCTGTTGATGCTGGCGGTCGCGCCGGTGGCAATCTGGAGCGGATGGCGGGTGACGCGAAACCTGAAGACTGCGGCGGTGAGTGCGCTCCCGCTCGCGCCCCTGGCCGCGCTGATGCTGGCCGGGTGCGCGCCCGCGACTTCTCAGAACGAAGCCCCGGTGGAAAGCAAATTGTTCAGCCGCGTGCAGGTGATCGGTACCCGCGGCGCCGGGCTGGGCGAGTTCAACAAACCAAGGTCGGTCGCGGTGGACGCAAAGGACAACCTTTACGTCGTGGACATGACGGGCCGGGTGCAGAAGTTTTCACCGGACGGGACGTTCCTGAGCTTCTGGCAAATGCCGCAAACCGACAAAGGGAAGCCAAAGGGAATGTGCCGCGACGAAAAGGGGAACATCGTCGTGCTGGAGCCGCATTACTCGCGCGTGAATCATTTCACGACCGATGGCAGGCTCGTCGCGCAATGGGGCGTTCATGGAACGAATGCGGGAGAGCTGGCATTTCCGCGGTCGGTCATTGTCAACTCGCAGGGGGATATTTTTGTGAGCGAGTATGGCCTGGCCGAACGGTTGCAGGAATTCACTTCAGAAGGCGCGAAACTTGTGCGTGTCATTGGCGGGGCAGGCACGGGTGAGGGCCAGTTCGACCGCGCGGAAGGCCTGGGCATTGACCGGCAGGACCGAATTTACGTTGCCGACTCGTGCAATCATCGCATCCAGGTTTTTTCTCCGGACGGAAAGTTTTTGCGGACCTACGGCCGGCCCGGCGCGGGCCGCGGGGAGCTCAGCTACCCTTACGACGTGAAAGTGGACGCGCAAGGGTTTCAATTCGTGTGCGAGTTCGGGAACAGCCGCATCCAGGTCTTCGACCGCGAGGGTCAGCCGGTCGAAATCATCGGCGGGCCGGGCGCGGGACCCGGGCAGTTCAGCAATCCCTGGGGCATGGCATTCGATTCCAAAGATAATCTCTATGTCGCGGACGCGATGAATCATCGCGTGCAAAAGTTTATCCGCAAGAAGGCGGAAGCGGGACGCGCGGGGCCGGAACTGGAAAGGGATCGTGCGTTCGGCATCACGGGCAATGTGAGGCGGGCCAGCGGCCACGGACCCGGATGAGCTTTCAATTCACCAACCCAGCCTGGCTGTTGCTGTTGCTCGTCGCGGTGCCCTGGACGATCTGGCTGGCATTGAGGTCGGACGTGCAGATCGGCGCATGGCGCCGGTGGACGGCGTTTTCGTTGCGGATGGTGATCGTTGTGGCCCTCATTCTCGCCATTGCCGGCCTGCAATGGAAACGGCCGCAGGAGGGGATGAACGTTTTCTTCGTCCTCGACCGTTCGGACAGCATTCCGCCGGAGCAACAGGAGGCCGCGCGGCTCTATGTGTCCAGAGCGTCGGCGCAAAAGAAGCCCGTTGACAAGGCCGGCGTGCTGGTATTCGGGACCGATGCGGCGATTGACACGTCGCCGAACTCAAAAATCGGCGACCAGAAAATCCAGGCGGTCGTTGGGAGCGAACGCACGGACGTCGCTTCGGCCATCCGCCTGGGCACCGCCGCCTTTCCCGAGACCGGCCAGAAACGATTGGTGCTCCTGTCGGACGGAAACGAAAACGTCGGCGACGCTCTGGCGGCGGTGCTTGCGGCGAAACCGCTCGGCGTGTCAGTGGACGTTGTACCGCTCGGTGTCGCGCGCGGCGGCGATGTGTCCGTGCAAAAACTTTCGCTTCCGGGCAACATCAAGAAGGGACAGACGTTTGAGGTCAAAATCTTCGCACAGGCCGATCAGGCTCAACGCGCGACTGTGCGGTTGTTTCAAAACGACCATTTGCTGGGCGAACAAAAAGTCCAGTTGGAGGCCGGCAAAAACCTGTTCACGTTTCCGCAGACACTGACCGAGCCGGGTTTCTACAGTTACGAGGTGGAGATCGAAGCGCCCGGCGATTCTGTTCCGCAAAACAACCGCGCGATCAATTTTACCACCGTGCGCGGGGATCCGCGGGTTCTGGTTGTCTCGGCCGAACCCGACAAGGACGCGTTACTGGCCGAGGCGTTGCGCTCGGCGAACCTCGACGTGAAAATCGCCGACACCACCAAGTTTCCCGGCACGCTCGCCGAGATGCAGAGCTACGACACCATTTTTCTCAGCAACGTGGCGGCCGGCGACCTCGGAGACACGTTGATGAAGTTGCTCGAAAGCGCGGTGCGTGATTTTGGCGTCGGTCTGGTCTGCGTTGGCGGCGATCAGACGTACGCCGCGGGCAGCTATCGCGGCACGCCGCTGGAAGAGACGTTGCCGGTGGACATGGAGTTGAGCAGCAAGAAGGTGCTGCCCCCGGGCGCGGTCGCGCTCATCATGCACGGCATGGAGTTCATGAACGGCAACCAGATTGCCCGCGACTGCGCCGTCGGCGTGCTCGAAGCGCTCGGCCCGCAGGATGAAATGGGGGTGCTGCTGTGGGACGGCACCGAGCACTGGCTCTTCCCGCTGGCCAAGGTTGGAGACAAGAAGGCGATGCGCCGGTCGATTGCCGGCATGAACCAGGGGGACCTCGGCAGTTTTCAAAATATCATGGGCATGGCGCACGAGGCGTTGAAGAAATCCAATGCCAGCCTCAAACACATCATCGTGTTCAGTGACGGAGATCCCGCGGCGCCGACGCCGCAATTGATGCAGTCGATCGTCAGCGACCGCATCACGGTCAGCACGGTGTTGATCGCGGGCCACGCGGGTCCGGAAACAATGGACATGATGGCGCAGCAGGGCCACGGGCGATTTTATCCTGTGCAGTCGGCGGACCAGTTGCCGCAAATCTTCATCAAGGAAGCGGCGGTAATTTTGAAGTCGGCGATCTACGAGGAGCCGTTCAAGCCGCAACAGGTGTCGTCGAGCGAACTCATCCGCGGCATCGCGGCGAACGAGTACCCGCAACTGCGCGGTTACGTCGCGACGAGCCAGAAACAGCGCGCCGAGACGCCGTTGTTGACCGACAAGGGCGACCCGCTGCTTGCGCACTGGCAGTTCGGTCTGGGACGCGCAGTGGCGTTCACCTCGGATGCGAAGGCGAAGTGGGCGCAGGACTGGCTGGGCTGGCCGAAGTACCAGCAATTCTGGTCGCAGATTGCGAAGTGGAGTTTGCGTCGGCTCGACAACGCGGACTTCACGACCGACGTGACGATTGACAAGGGAGAAGGCGTCATCAGCGTGGAAGCGCTGGACGAAAAGGGGAATTACCGCAACTTTTTGAACCTGCAGAGCGTGGTTGTGAGTCCGAAGGGTGAAAGACAGACGGTGCGCCTGGAACAGACCGGGCCGGGGCATTACGAGGCGCGATTTCCCACCAAAGCCGTTGGCGCTTACGCCCTCAATTTGATGGACATCGCGAACGGAGCGGTGCGTGGCACACAGCGCCTCGGCGCGAGCGTGAATTATTCCCCCGAGTTCGGCGCCACAGAGCCGAACAATAATTTGCTGCGCCGTCTGGCCGAAGCCGGCGGCGGAAAGATGCTCGACCCTGGCATTCCGGCTGAGAATCCATTTTTGCACGACCGCCTGAGGACTTTTCAACCCCGCGATTTGTGGGAATGGCTCCTGAAGCTGGCGATTATTCTGTTCCCGCTCGACGTTGGGGTGCGGCGCGTCCAGCTTGACAAAGCGGAATGGCTGAACGCGACGGCCACGCTGCGGCGGTGGCTTTTCTTCTGGCGCGGAACGCCGCGGACGCCGGAGGCTGACGAGTCGCTTGCGGCGTTGCTCGCCCGCCGCGATCAGGTGCGGTCGAAACAAACCGCGCCCATGGTCCAGCCCAGTCCGGAGCTGTTCAAGCCCGAAAGGCCGGCCGTCATCACACACGCGAAAGACGAAATCAGACCGGCTGAACCGGTCACAGGATCTCCTGCTGAGGGTCCGGATGAAGCGAAATCAACCGGGCAAGCGGCGAGCACGGCGAGCCGATTGCTGGAAGCCAAACGGCGGGCGCAGCAACGGAAGGATCTGTGATCGAAGCCGGGGCGCTTTGTAAAACTCTTTATGCAACCGCCCGCATAAAAGCATTGCGCCTGTGCTTTGGGTTATGGCTTGATTCCTGCGCCTGATCGGCTATTTGAAGCCGGATTTCTGGTCTGGGCGGGACGCTGTTTTCCCGTCGGAACGCGATGAGTCGATCTCGGTTGCATATGTTTTACTCGGGCCGGGTGCAGGGCGTCGGGTTCCGTTACACGGTCAAGACGCTGGCGTCGGGCTTTGAAGCGACCGGAATTGTCCGCAACCTGCCGGACGGACGAGTGGAACTGGCGGCCGAAGGAATGAGAGAAGAACTGGAAGCATTCCGATGCGCGATCCAGGACTCGGAAGTGGGCCGGTTCATCCGCAACGAAGAGGCGGTTTGGAGCGAAGCCACGGGCGAATTTCGCGGGTTTGAAATCGTGAGTTGAAGCAGTCATGAAATACGCAATCATCGCCGACATCCACGCCAATCTCGAGGCGTTACAGGTGGTGTTGGAAGACACCAGGAGCCAGAAATGCACGCATTACGTCTGTCTCGGCGATGTCGTCGGCTACAACGCCAACCCGAAGGAGTGCCTGGACATCGTCCGGGACGCGGCGATGCCCTGTGTGAAGGGTAATCACGACGAATACTGTTCAACCGAAACGAACCTCGAAGGATTCAATCCGCACGCGGCCGAAGCCATTCAATGGACACGTCAGCAGTTGACCGAAGGAGACCGACAGTGGCTCAAAGAATTGAAATACATCCGGCTCGTTGCCAGCTTTCAGGTCGTGCATGCGACGCTCGACGGCCCGCAGCGCTGGGGTTATGTGTTTGACCGACTCGCAGCGGCGGCCAGCTTCACCTATCAGAACACGGCGGTCTGTTTTTTTGGCCACACGCACGTGCCGGTCGCTTTCATTCGCGACAGCGTGGTGCGCGGCGGCACTTATTCCAAATTCAAAATCGAACCCGGCCGAAAATATTTCATCAATGTTGGCAGCGTTGGCCAGCCGCGTGACGGGAACCCGAAGGCGGCATACGCGATTTACGACATGGATGAAGGCTCGGTTGAATTGCGCCGTTTGGACTACGACATTCCGGCGGCCCAGGCAAAAATCATGGCGGCCGGCCTGCCGCCGCGGTTGGCCGAGCGCCTGGCACTGGGAAGGTAAGACCGGCCGCTGGCCGCCCGCGTGCAGGACGGTGAACCGTCCGATTTCCAGCCCGGTCCTGAAATGCCGGAGGTGGCCGGCGCCGCCATCTGCGCCGTGTGTGATGTTCCGCCCGCGCTTTGAAAATCCTCATTCTCAAACCGAGCTCGCTTGGTGACGTCATCCAGGCGCTGCCCGTCCTGCGCCTGCTCCGGCTGCATTTTCCGCGGGGTAAAATCTATTGGTGGATTGATGCGGCGCTGCGCGAGTTGATCGAGGGCGATCCGGACCTTGATGGCATTTTCCTGTTTGAACGGCGGCGATGGTCTTCGCCGTTCCATTGGAATGAGCTGCTGGCCAGTATTCGCCGAATGCGCGAGATGAAGTTCGATTGGGTGATTGATTTACAGAGTCTGGCGCGCAGTGGCGCTTTCGCCTGGCTCGCCAACGGAGGATTGACCGTGGGCCTGGACGATTCCCGCGAGGGCGCGCGAGGTTTCTACGATGTGGCGGTGCCACGCCCGGCATTTTTCGCCCACGCGGTGGATTGGTATCTGGAAGCTTTGAGCGTTCTCCGCGTGCCGGTGCATTGGAATTTCACCTGGCTACCCACGCGGATCGACGCGGCAGCTGCCGTTAAGGCCAGGTGGAAGGTGGATTCCGGCCGTTGGATAGTGCTTCAGCCGGGCGCACGCTGGGTCAACAAACGGTGGCCCGGTGATCATTTCGCAGAACTGGTGCGGCTCCTCGCACGCGATTACAAGGATCTGAATTTTGTGATTCTGGGGAGCAAGGATGACGCGACTCTGGGCCAACGCATCGCGGTGGCAGAGCCGAAGAGGTGCCTTGATCTGACGGGGCGTACTTCACTTCTGGAGATGATCGAATGGATACGCTCAAGCGAGCTGGTGGTCACGAATGACACCGGACCGATGCACGCCGCGGCGGCGCTTGGCACCGCGGTTGTGGCGATGTTCGGCCCGACCGAGCCGCGGCGCACCGGACCATTCGGTCAAATCCACCGGACGATCCAGTTGACTTCGCTGCCTTGCGTGCCGTGCCTGAAGGACACATGCGCTTACGACAGGCCGTTGGAGTGTCTGCGCAGCGTTACGCCGGCGATGGTGCGCGCTGAAGTAAGCCGCCACCTCGCCGAATTGGAACGCGCGCGGCTTCCTGTCTGATTTGAAGGGATAAAGCGACTGCTGGCATCCGGCGCGGTTTGAATATGCCCTGCATTGGCGGCGTCGGACTGGGCGGTGAGAAAGCGCTCAAAGTTTGCATTCCGACGCAGATGGCTCGTCGTCGCGTCCACCGAATTGCGCCTTGCCAGTGGACCGCCCTCGCCTACATTGGCCCAATGAATTTTTTGCGACCCATCATCGGGTGTTGCCTTGCGCTTGCGCCGGCCGTGACCGCGCAAGTGAGCGTGGAGTTGTCACTTGATCAGGATCAGTTTCTCCCCGGCGAATCGCTTCAAGTGGGCGTTCGTGTCACCAATTTTTCCGGACAGACACTGCGCATTGGCAAAGACAACGACTGGCTGCATTTCACCATCGAGGGCGTTGACAATTCCATCGTGCCGGCTTTCGGAGACGTTCCCGTGCAAGGTGAGTTTGAAGTTGAGTCCTCGACGGTCGCGACGCGGCGCTTGGACGTGGCGCCTTACTTCGCTTTGAACCGGCCGGGGCATTATGTGATTACCGCGACAGTGAAGTTGAAACAATGGGACAAGGACCTGGTCAGCAAATCCAAAGGGTTCAACATTATCGCCGGCACGAAACTTTGGGAACAGGACTTTGGCGTGCCGACGGTTGCGGGGCAGGCGCCCGAGGTTCGCAAGTATGCGTTGCAACAGGCGATTCACCTGAAGCAGATGAAACTTTACGCGCGCGTCACCGACCAGTCGGAGTTGAAGGTCTTCCATGTTTTCCCGATCGGCCCCATGGTTTCGTTCAGCAAACCCGAATGCCAGATCGACAAATCGAGCAATCTGCACGTGCTCTACCAGACCGGAGCCAGGAGCTTCAATTATTCCGTGATCAATCCTGACGGCCGGCTCCTGGTGCGCGAGACTTACGACTACTCCGACACGCGCCCCGTGCTGCGAATTGATCGCGAAGGGCGAATCCTCATCGGGGGCGGGGTGCGTCGATTGTCGTCCGACGATCTTCCACCGCGCGCCGACGCTTCGACCAATGATGCCAAGACGCCGAAACCGTAAGCTGGGTCGGTACGCCAGCTGTTGCTGGGCGCTTTTTGCCGGGCTTGTTTTCTTCAACGCTTGCTGCGCCGAGACAGTCACGCTGCATCTGCGCAACGGCGCGCAAATTTCCGGTGAGATGCTCTCGATGGACTCGACGTTCCTGACGATCACCAACGCGCTGCTGGGCAAAATCGCGGTGCCTGTGGCCGAAGTGCAGCGATTGGAGAAAAAGCCGGGCTCCGTCCCCCCGCTGGTCGCCACCAATCAACCGCCCGTCACGGTCGCCACGAACGTGTCACCGACCAATCAACCGCCGGGGCAAACGGCCAGACCGTCGTTGACGCCGCAAACGGTCGTGACCACCAAGGCAGTTGAATCCAAAGCGCCCGCGCCGGCATCCGCACCTGTCAAGCCGAAGCCACCGAAGCATTGGAACTTGAATGTCGATATTGGAACGGATCTGGAGTACAACCAGACCCACCGGGAGCTTTACTATGGTCACGTCAAGTGGACGTACGGGAAGGACCGCTTTCGAAGCATCGTCGACTATCTGGCCAACTACGGAAAAACAGACGGCATTCTTTCGGCCAACGATATGAACGGGAGCGTACGACTTGAACTCGACGTGGGCAAGTCGAAGAGGTCGTTCATGTTCGACGCCGCCGGCGCCGGATATAACCAAATCCAACAGATTGATGCCACGTACGATGACACCTTCGGTACGGGGTACAAGTTAATCACCCGAAGCAATTTTACGTTCAATGTGAGCCTGGGCGCCAATTACCAGAAGAAATACCTCAAAGACGGCTCCGCACCGAATTACAAGGCCGTTAATCTGGGGGAGCAGATGGCCTGGAAAATCAATCCCAAGTGGTC encodes:
- a CDS encoding extracellular solute-binding protein — protein: MVIYTSQDQVYAEPILKQFERETGFKARAVYDSEAVKTVGLVNRLMAEKGHPQCDIFWNNEELRTRQLAARGLFEKWAAAGYRSRRIAVNTNKVSLTAAPHSFAELTNETWRGKIALAYPLFGTTATHFLVLRQAWGNERWQSWCRALAANKPFLVDGNSVAAKLTAKGDAWIGLTDSDDIAAEQREGAPIVALPLTEESLLIPNTIALMRGAPHRRSAEELLEYLQRPEVAGELIAARALEGVSVQSVTNATLKPDWVKLLADLDTGTARLKEIFLR
- a CDS encoding glycosyltransferase family 9 protein, whose translation is MKILILKPSSLGDVIQALPVLRLLRLHFPRGKIYWWIDAALRELIEGDPDLDGIFLFERRRWSSPFHWNELLASIRRMREMKFDWVIDLQSLARSGAFAWLANGGLTVGLDDSREGARGFYDVAVPRPAFFAHAVDWYLEALSVLRVPVHWNFTWLPTRIDAAAAVKARWKVDSGRWIVLQPGARWVNKRWPGDHFAELVRLLARDYKDLNFVILGSKDDATLGQRIAVAEPKRCLDLTGRTSLLEMIEWIRSSELVVTNDTGPMHAAAALGTAVVAMFGPTEPRRTGPFGQIHRTIQLTSLPCVPCLKDTCAYDRPLECLRSVTPAMVRAEVSRHLAELERARLPV
- a CDS encoding metallophosphoesterase family protein, with the protein product MKYAIIADIHANLEALQVVLEDTRSQKCTHYVCLGDVVGYNANPKECLDIVRDAAMPCVKGNHDEYCSTETNLEGFNPHAAEAIQWTRQQLTEGDRQWLKELKYIRLVASFQVVHATLDGPQRWGYVFDRLAAAASFTYQNTAVCFFGHTHVPVAFIRDSVVRGGTYSKFKIEPGRKYFINVGSVGQPRDGNPKAAYAIYDMDEGSVELRRLDYDIPAAQAKIMAAGLPPRLAERLALGR
- a CDS encoding ABC transporter permease subunit, which encodes MNFGLLRNSLLVSALSTLLALTLGFITALFVNGLNARGRRCFMVLAVLTLALPPFLVTDCWMTWFGQSGWLGKWSALSLETPDENVRQLVLSFETAWVLALMLWPVSLLLVLGAWQRLEANLLENEPLLSGGALFRRLLAPLARDALTQAAVVTFVLALNNFAVPALLQVKVFPAEVWVNFNTTFDYGAAAQMSWPLVAAPLALLFWLRRREISWPRVDGAATAGVFRRQLGARWFAFSGVAAWAAVALSVGVPLTRLCASVRTWHEFVPAVLAGQGAILDSAMLPAVSATLVIVAALATWRWPIGPLTWLPFLVPGVLLGMALIFVFNRPPFIAFYESVGIVFFAWTVRYLAVGWNTTAQALRSVDADLSDAARLEGASRWQSLRLVQWPQVAPLVAAGWYLTYLFCLWDAETLILVMPPGAETLAIRVFNFLHYGHNAQVNALCLVLLMLAVAPVAIWSGWRVTRNLKTAAVSALPLAPLAALMLAGCAPATSQNEAPVESKLFSRVQVIGTRGAGLGEFNKPRSVAVDAKDNLYVVDMTGRVQKFSPDGTFLSFWQMPQTDKGKPKGMCRDEKGNIVVLEPHYSRVNHFTTDGRLVAQWGVHGTNAGELAFPRSVIVNSQGDIFVSEYGLAERLQEFTSEGAKLVRVIGGAGTGEGQFDRAEGLGIDRQDRIYVADSCNHRIQVFSPDGKFLRTYGRPGAGRGELSYPYDVKVDAQGFQFVCEFGNSRIQVFDREGQPVEIIGGPGAGPGQFSNPWGMAFDSKDNLYVADAMNHRVQKFIRKKAEAGRAGPELERDRAFGITGNVRRASGHGPG
- a CDS encoding DUF481 domain-containing protein; protein product: MMPRRRNRKLGRYASCCWALFAGLVFFNACCAETVTLHLRNGAQISGEMLSMDSTFLTITNALLGKIAVPVAEVQRLEKKPGSVPPLVATNQPPVTVATNVSPTNQPPGQTARPSLTPQTVVTTKAVESKAPAPASAPVKPKPPKHWNLNVDIGTDLEYNQTHRELYYGHVKWTYGKDRFRSIVDYLANYGKTDGILSANDMNGSVRLELDVGKSKRSFMFDAAGAGYNQIQQIDATYDDTFGTGYKLITRSNFTFNVSLGANYQKKYLKDGSAPNYKAVNLGEQMAWKINPKWSLDQKVDYYQRITGIGDYRLRFESNLRYLLSNNINLSLTAVDQYDTQPAPGVSKNDLLLRVALGVKF
- a CDS encoding acylphosphatase, with the protein product MSRSRLHMFYSGRVQGVGFRYTVKTLASGFEATGIVRNLPDGRVELAAEGMREELEAFRCAIQDSEVGRFIRNEEAVWSEATGEFRGFEIVS
- a CDS encoding VWA domain-containing protein — protein: MSFQFTNPAWLLLLLVAVPWTIWLALRSDVQIGAWRRWTAFSLRMVIVVALILAIAGLQWKRPQEGMNVFFVLDRSDSIPPEQQEAARLYVSRASAQKKPVDKAGVLVFGTDAAIDTSPNSKIGDQKIQAVVGSERTDVASAIRLGTAAFPETGQKRLVLLSDGNENVGDALAAVLAAKPLGVSVDVVPLGVARGGDVSVQKLSLPGNIKKGQTFEVKIFAQADQAQRATVRLFQNDHLLGEQKVQLEAGKNLFTFPQTLTEPGFYSYEVEIEAPGDSVPQNNRAINFTTVRGDPRVLVVSAEPDKDALLAEALRSANLDVKIADTTKFPGTLAEMQSYDTIFLSNVAAGDLGDTLMKLLESAVRDFGVGLVCVGGDQTYAAGSYRGTPLEETLPVDMELSSKKVLPPGAVALIMHGMEFMNGNQIARDCAVGVLEALGPQDEMGVLLWDGTEHWLFPLAKVGDKKAMRRSIAGMNQGDLGSFQNIMGMAHEALKKSNASLKHIIVFSDGDPAAPTPQLMQSIVSDRITVSTVLIAGHAGPETMDMMAQQGHGRFYPVQSADQLPQIFIKEAAVILKSAIYEEPFKPQQVSSSELIRGIAANEYPQLRGYVATSQKQRAETPLLTDKGDPLLAHWQFGLGRAVAFTSDAKAKWAQDWLGWPKYQQFWSQIAKWSLRRLDNADFTTDVTIDKGEGVISVEALDEKGNYRNFLNLQSVVVSPKGERQTVRLEQTGPGHYEARFPTKAVGAYALNLMDIANGAVRGTQRLGASVNYSPEFGATEPNNNLLRRLAEAGGGKMLDPGIPAENPFLHDRLRTFQPRDLWEWLLKLAIILFPLDVGVRRVQLDKAEWLNATATLRRWLFFWRGTPRTPEADESLAALLARRDQVRSKQTAPMVQPSPELFKPERPAVITHAKDEIRPAEPVTGSPAEGPDEAKSTGQAASTASRLLEAKRRAQQRKDL